The following coding sequences are from one Pyxidicoccus xibeiensis window:
- a CDS encoding mannosyltransferase family protein — MARSASRSIALVTLAAVVACSAAAAAGAWRYFHKNPQNPVVRVDEYVTMGWVAWDSSWYMRIAQEGYSFIPGQQSSVAFFPLYPLLIRAVESLGPDVYQSGVLITFLCGPLALVLFTKWARLFVDEDTAFKAGLLMACYPFTFYFYGAMYSDALFVLLVVSAFLLLERGLLLPAVLVAAVATAARPVAPAVVLGLLVRRLEWKRQRGEKWTAVDFLPVLSGLGFGCYMLFLWHQFGDPFAFVKVQGAAGWEQNPGWSTWLKVSWFERVIFSPTDKREAIRLAAHAFFTLLALALVWPTRKLLGWGYAVYVLAIVGLPAWSTKDFMGMGRYLLSSFPVFLTAALLLRERPRVLQGAVAVGAISVIVLSWAFGADYYIS; from the coding sequence ATGGCCCGCTCCGCGTCCCGCAGCATCGCCCTCGTCACCCTGGCCGCCGTCGTGGCGTGCAGTGCCGCCGCCGCGGCCGGGGCCTGGCGCTACTTCCACAAGAACCCGCAGAACCCCGTCGTCCGGGTCGACGAGTACGTCACCATGGGCTGGGTGGCCTGGGACTCGAGCTGGTACATGCGGATTGCCCAGGAGGGGTACAGCTTCATCCCCGGGCAGCAGAGCTCGGTGGCGTTCTTCCCGCTCTACCCGCTGCTCATCCGCGCGGTGGAGTCGCTCGGGCCCGACGTCTACCAGTCCGGCGTGCTCATCACCTTCCTGTGCGGGCCGCTGGCGCTGGTGCTGTTCACGAAGTGGGCGCGGCTGTTCGTGGACGAGGACACCGCCTTCAAGGCCGGGCTGCTGATGGCCTGCTATCCGTTCACGTTCTACTTCTACGGCGCCATGTACTCGGACGCGCTGTTCGTCCTGCTGGTGGTGTCCGCCTTCCTGCTGCTGGAGCGCGGCCTCCTGCTGCCCGCGGTGCTGGTGGCGGCGGTGGCCACGGCGGCGCGGCCGGTGGCGCCCGCGGTGGTGCTGGGCCTGCTGGTGCGCCGGCTGGAGTGGAAGCGGCAGCGGGGGGAGAAGTGGACCGCCGTGGACTTCCTGCCCGTGCTGTCGGGGTTGGGCTTCGGCTGCTACATGCTCTTTCTGTGGCACCAGTTCGGTGACCCGTTCGCCTTCGTGAAGGTGCAGGGGGCCGCGGGGTGGGAGCAGAACCCGGGCTGGAGCACGTGGCTGAAGGTGAGCTGGTTCGAGCGCGTCATCTTCTCGCCCACGGACAAGCGCGAGGCCATCCGCCTGGCCGCGCATGCCTTCTTCACGCTGCTGGCGCTGGCCCTGGTGTGGCCCACCCGGAAGCTGCTGGGCTGGGGGTACGCCGTCTACGTCCTGGCGATTGTCGGCCTGCCCGCGTGGTCGACGAAGGACTTCATGGGCATGGGGCGCTACCTCCTGTCGTCCTTCCCCGTCTTCCTCACCGCCGCGCTGCTCCTGCGAGAGCGGCCCCGGGTGCTCCAGGGGGCGGTGGCCGTGGGGGCCATCTCCGTCATCGTCCTCTCCTGGGCCTTCGGCGCGGACTACTACATCTCATGA
- a CDS encoding class I SAM-dependent methyltransferase: MSALLQQALSLYSALPAAERFHVHARAFSAPLLAVASRVPGGRVVDIGCGHGLLSALLAVADPRRTVHGVDPDPRKVEWARRALAGLPNVTLTEGTVEETLASDSADVEPFDGAVVCDVLYLLPEDRWPGFLRTVQGLLRPGGRLLLKEVQGDDSWKHRKALAQEWVMVSLLGRTKASGGLALKPRGEMTRLLKDAGFAVREVVDLGKGYTTPHVLYVAEALLP, from the coding sequence ATGAGCGCGCTCCTGCAGCAGGCCCTGTCGCTGTACTCGGCGCTGCCCGCCGCGGAGCGCTTCCACGTCCACGCGCGCGCCTTCTCCGCGCCGCTGCTCGCCGTGGCCTCCCGCGTGCCAGGGGGCCGGGTGGTGGACATCGGCTGTGGACATGGGCTGCTGTCCGCGCTGCTCGCCGTGGCCGACCCGCGTCGCACCGTGCACGGCGTGGACCCGGACCCGCGCAAGGTGGAGTGGGCGCGGCGGGCCCTCGCGGGGCTGCCCAACGTGACGCTGACGGAGGGCACCGTGGAGGAGACGCTCGCCTCGGACTCGGCGGACGTGGAGCCCTTCGACGGCGCCGTGGTGTGTGACGTGCTGTACCTCCTTCCCGAGGACAGGTGGCCCGGCTTCCTGCGCACGGTGCAGGGCCTGCTCCGGCCGGGCGGGCGCCTGCTGCTGAAGGAGGTGCAGGGGGACGACTCCTGGAAGCACCGCAAGGCGCTGGCCCAGGAGTGGGTGATGGTGTCGCTGCTCGGGCGCACGAAGGCGAGCGGAGGGCTGGCGCTCAAGCCGCGCGGGGAGATGACGCGGCTGCTGAAGGACGCCGGCTTCGCCGTGCGCGAGGTGGTGGACCTGGGGAAGGGCTACACGACGCCCCACGTGCTCTATGTGGCGGAGGCGCTGCTGCCGTAG
- a CDS encoding ChbG/HpnK family deacetylase has translation MSTRLVVNADDLGLHPSLDAGILRAHREGIVTSATLLAMGPTAAEAAARARAQGLAVGLHLALSTRLAPAAPADRVPTVAPGGRLRGSWADFAKAWLTGAVRRDEVERELTAQLGRARELGVEVDHLDGHQHLHLLPGVRPVVEALAAREGLPLRWPDALPRMSWLRTPGPALKATVLAALARLPPWTSRGVRRVSAGGVFEAGRLDEAALLAAVDALPAGDFELGCHPGEGTPHVPEDPAWTYGWQAELDALTSPRVKARLKERGIELHTYGSLASAT, from the coding sequence ATGAGCACGCGCCTGGTGGTGAACGCGGACGACCTGGGACTGCACCCCTCCCTGGACGCGGGCATCCTCCGGGCGCACCGCGAGGGCATCGTCACCAGCGCCACCCTGCTGGCCATGGGGCCCACGGCCGCGGAAGCCGCGGCGCGCGCCCGGGCGCAGGGGCTGGCGGTGGGCCTGCACCTGGCGCTGTCCACGCGGCTGGCTCCGGCGGCGCCCGCGGACCGCGTCCCCACGGTGGCGCCGGGCGGGCGGCTGCGGGGCAGCTGGGCGGACTTCGCGAAGGCGTGGCTCACGGGCGCGGTGCGCCGGGATGAGGTGGAGCGGGAGCTGACCGCCCAGTTGGGACGGGCGCGCGAGCTGGGCGTGGAGGTGGACCACCTGGACGGGCACCAGCACCTGCACCTGCTGCCGGGCGTGCGTCCCGTGGTGGAGGCGCTGGCGGCGCGTGAGGGGCTGCCCTTGCGGTGGCCGGACGCCCTGCCCCGGATGAGCTGGTTGAGGACGCCGGGGCCCGCGCTGAAGGCCACGGTGCTGGCGGCGCTGGCGCGGCTGCCTCCGTGGACGTCCCGGGGCGTACGGCGCGTCAGTGCGGGCGGCGTGTTCGAGGCGGGCCGGTTGGATGAGGCCGCGCTGCTGGCCGCGGTGGATGCGCTGCCGGCGGGGGACTTCGAGCTGGGCTGTCACCCGGGAGAGGGCACTCCCCACGTGCCGGAGGACCCGGCGTGGACCTACGGCTGGCAGGCGGAGCTGGACGCGCTCACCAGCCCCCGGGTGAAGGCACGGCTGAAGGAGCGCGGCATCGAGCTGCACACCTACGGCAGCCTCGCCTCCGCCACGTAG
- a CDS encoding glycosyltransferase family 2 protein has translation MGKYPSISLFFPAWNEEDYVERAVGRALEVLPKLTDDFEIIVVNDASTDRTREICEALVQKVPQLRVIHHPVNLKLGGAMRTGLAASTKDIVVYSDVDLPWDMRELERALHLMEYLEADMICAFRFDRTSEGPKRIVYSFVYNLLIRALFDIQIKDVNFSFKVMHRRVLESMELHSQGSFIDAELVVKAIRKGFRVFQMGVDYFPRTRGISTLASPSVILKMVKELVRLYPQTRTPAPPVQPVRLPPSVQQLHAVPPSGRAARG, from the coding sequence GTGGGTAAGTACCCCAGCATCAGCCTCTTCTTTCCCGCTTGGAACGAGGAGGACTACGTCGAGCGCGCGGTGGGCCGCGCCCTGGAGGTCCTGCCGAAGCTGACGGACGACTTCGAAATCATCGTCGTCAATGACGCCTCCACGGACCGCACGCGCGAAATCTGCGAGGCGCTGGTGCAGAAGGTGCCGCAGCTCCGGGTCATCCATCACCCGGTGAATCTGAAGCTGGGCGGGGCCATGCGCACGGGCCTGGCGGCATCGACGAAGGACATCGTCGTGTATTCGGATGTGGACCTGCCCTGGGACATGCGGGAGCTGGAGCGGGCGCTGCACCTGATGGAGTACCTGGAGGCGGACATGATTTGCGCCTTCCGGTTCGACCGCACGAGCGAGGGGCCCAAGCGCATCGTCTACTCCTTCGTCTACAACCTGCTCATCCGGGCGCTGTTCGACATCCAGATAAAGGACGTCAACTTCAGCTTCAAGGTGATGCACCGCCGGGTGCTGGAGTCGATGGAGCTGCACAGCCAGGGCTCGTTCATCGACGCGGAGCTGGTGGTGAAGGCCATCCGCAAGGGCTTCCGGGTGTTCCAGATGGGGGTGGACTACTTCCCGCGCACGCGCGGCATCTCCACGCTGGCCTCGCCGTCGGTCATCCTGAAGATGGTGAAGGAGCTGGTGCGGCTGTACCCGCAGACGCGCACGCCGGCGCCGCCGGTGCAGCCGGTGCGGCTGCCGCCGTCGGTGCAGCAGCTCCACGCGGTGCCGCCGTCGGGGCGCGCGGCGCGGGGATGA